One Chordicoccus furentiruminis DNA window includes the following coding sequences:
- a CDS encoding lactonase family protein, with protein sequence MAVKDEQYVAYVGTYTNGTSKGIHIYDVDVKEGLLHLRKVVPVNNSSYLTRSRNRKILYSIADEGVCAFAIQPDGDLKPINEIDINGMRGCHMSVDLDGKYLFVAGYHDGKVTVVHTHRDGRLGNLMDGVFHKGIGAVNERSFRPHVCCVRVTPDNRFLCAVDNGIDQIVLYRINHTYNKLQKVDILRMGREAGPRSIHFSKNGKQAYVLCEIMNVVRVYDYSVTDGYPNFDLRQEISTLSDARDPHDAASALRISYDGRYLFCSTAGDDSVACYQIDPQTGLLTRLFSLPTAGIYPKDLALFPDQKHIAVVNNGSGTITTFAIDYEKHTLVMKGRPQTLDTPNCMVFQQIEKRPDDVREVTEEEAEAAAKPLPRNYMPTPIGEMC encoded by the coding sequence ATGGCAGTGAAGGATGAGCAGTATGTAGCGTATGTCGGCACCTATACCAACGGGACCAGCAAGGGAATTCATATCTATGACGTCGATGTGAAGGAGGGACTGCTGCATCTCCGCAAGGTGGTGCCCGTCAACAATTCCTCATATCTTACCCGGTCGAGAAACCGGAAGATTCTCTATTCCATCGCGGATGAAGGCGTCTGTGCGTTCGCAATCCAGCCGGACGGCGATCTGAAGCCGATCAACGAGATCGACATCAACGGCATGCGCGGCTGTCATATGTCCGTGGATCTGGACGGCAAGTATCTCTTCGTTGCCGGCTATCACGACGGGAAGGTGACAGTTGTCCATACTCACCGCGACGGGCGGCTCGGCAATCTGATGGACGGCGTGTTCCACAAGGGCATCGGCGCGGTAAACGAGCGCAGCTTCCGGCCTCATGTATGCTGCGTCCGCGTCACACCGGACAACCGCTTCCTGTGTGCGGTGGACAACGGCATCGACCAGATTGTCCTGTACCGGATCAACCACACCTACAACAAGCTTCAGAAGGTGGACATTCTCCGGATGGGGAGGGAAGCCGGTCCGCGGAGCATCCACTTCAGCAAAAACGGAAAGCAGGCTTACGTCCTCTGCGAGATCATGAACGTGGTCCGCGTCTACGATTATTCCGTGACGGACGGCTATCCGAACTTCGATCTCCGTCAGGAAATTTCGACGCTGTCCGACGCCAGAGATCCCCACGATGCGGCGTCCGCGCTCCGTATTTCCTACGACGGCCGTTATCTGTTCTGTTCGACGGCGGGGGATGATTCCGTCGCCTGCTATCAGATCGATCCCCAGACCGGTCTCCTCACGAGACTGTTCTCGCTTCCGACGGCCGGTATTTACCCGAAGGATCTCGCTCTTTTCCCGGATCAGAAGCATATCGCCGTGGTGAACAACGGTTCGGGAACGATCACGACCTTCGCGATTGATTACGAGAAGCATACGCTGGTCATGAAGGGCCGTCCTCAGACGCTGGACACGCCGAACTGCATGGTATTCCAGCAGATTGAAAAAAGGCCTGATGATGTCCGTGAGGTGACGGAAGAGGAGGCGGAAGCCGCCGCGAAGCCGCTGCCGCGGAACTATATGCCGACTCCGATCGGAGAGATGTGCTGA
- a CDS encoding chorismate synthase has product MAGSSFGCIFRVTTWGESHGPALGAVVDGCPAGLPLSPADFRPLMERRRPNAGPMSTMRKEADEVEILSGVFEGKTTGTPVSLLIRNTDQHSADYGPIAHIFRPGHADFGFAAKYGIRDYRGGGRSSGRETAGRVAAAAIAEKILARVGVTFKTKVVSVGGRPMAEAEEAVAAARAAGDSLGSVVECVIRGVPAGIGEPVFDKLDARLGGALFSIGAVKAVEIGDGVQAASSSGSENNDPFRIRDGRTVTAANHAGGILGGISDGADILIRVSFKPTPSISLMQQTVTDGGDETQVRIRGRHDPVIGPRAAVVVEAMAALTLTDEMMINQSARMDAFEAFYRRPDH; this is encoded by the coding sequence ATGGCTGGATCATCCTTTGGCTGCATATTCCGCGTTACCACATGGGGAGAATCCCACGGCCCCGCCCTTGGCGCCGTCGTCGACGGCTGCCCCGCCGGACTTCCGCTCTCTCCGGCCGACTTTCGTCCGCTGATGGAGCGGCGCCGGCCGAATGCCGGTCCGATGTCGACCATGCGGAAAGAGGCCGACGAGGTTGAAATCCTCTCCGGCGTCTTCGAAGGAAAGACCACCGGCACGCCCGTCTCCCTTCTGATCCGGAACACGGACCAGCATTCGGCCGACTACGGCCCGATCGCTCACATCTTCCGTCCCGGCCACGCGGATTTCGGCTTTGCGGCCAAGTACGGCATCCGTGATTACCGCGGCGGCGGCCGCAGCTCCGGCCGCGAGACGGCCGGACGCGTCGCGGCCGCCGCCATCGCGGAGAAGATTCTCGCGCGCGTCGGCGTCACGTTCAAGACGAAGGTGGTCTCCGTCGGCGGCCGCCCGATGGCAGAGGCGGAGGAAGCCGTCGCGGCGGCCCGCGCCGCCGGCGATTCGCTGGGATCCGTGGTGGAATGCGTGATCCGCGGCGTTCCGGCCGGCATCGGAGAGCCGGTTTTCGACAAGCTTGACGCGCGGCTCGGTGGCGCTCTCTTTTCCATCGGCGCAGTGAAAGCCGTGGAGATCGGCGACGGCGTACAGGCCGCCTCTTCCTCGGGCTCGGAAAACAACGATCCGTTCCGGATCCGGGACGGACGGACGGTGACGGCCGCCAACCACGCCGGCGGCATTCTGGGCGGCATCAGCGACGGAGCCGACATCCTGATCCGCGTCAGCTTCAAGCCGACACCTTCGATTTCCCTTATGCAGCAGACCGTGACGGACGGCGGAGATGAAACGCAGGTCCGGATCCGCGGACGGCACGACCCGGTCATCGGACCACGCGCCGCGGTGGTGGTGGAGGCGATGGCGGCGCTGACGCTGACCGATGAGATGATGATCAATCAGTCGGCCAGAATGGACGCATTCGAAGCCTTTTACCGCAGGCCGGACCACTGA
- a CDS encoding rhomboid family protein yields MNNLFNKLERKFGKYAIPHLTFVMIGCYVVGYLLQAVNPEFPAAFLSLDISQILRGQIWRLFTWILIPPSSLDVFTLIMLFFYLSIGVSLERAWGDFYYNLYLIGGMIISVAAAFISYGVFSALRPGFGTAIGQWIGYAFSTYYICMSLMLAYAATFPDATVLLMFVIPVRMKVLGWIYGAYMAYDVITLIRYAVSAHQILYWINVIAICASLANFLIFFLSGRRGSRLTREQRRMRRSFRDAQRAARGARPRTVDGTAREADVEKIRPYRHRCEVCGRTDVSDPDLEFRYCSKCDGAHEYCMDHLYTHTHVKGPHSADEGGH; encoded by the coding sequence ATGAATAATCTGTTCAACAAGCTTGAGAGAAAATTCGGGAAATACGCCATCCCGCATCTGACGTTCGTGATGATCGGCTGTTATGTGGTCGGCTATCTCCTTCAGGCCGTGAACCCGGAGTTCCCGGCCGCGTTTCTGAGTCTTGATATCAGCCAGATTCTGCGCGGCCAGATCTGGAGGCTGTTCACATGGATCCTGATTCCCCCTTCGTCGCTCGATGTCTTCACGCTGATCATGCTGTTCTTTTATCTCAGCATCGGCGTCTCGCTGGAAAGAGCATGGGGAGATTTCTACTACAATCTGTATCTGATCGGCGGGATGATCATCTCCGTCGCGGCGGCCTTCATCTCCTACGGGGTGTTCTCAGCGCTGCGTCCGGGCTTCGGCACGGCGATCGGACAGTGGATCGGGTACGCGTTTTCCACCTACTATATCTGCATGTCGCTGATGCTCGCCTATGCCGCCACTTTCCCGGACGCCACCGTTCTCCTGATGTTTGTGATCCCGGTCAGAATGAAAGTGCTCGGATGGATCTACGGCGCGTATATGGCTTACGATGTCATCACGCTGATCCGCTACGCCGTCAGCGCGCATCAGATTCTCTACTGGATCAATGTCATCGCAATCTGCGCGTCGCTGGCCAATTTCCTGATTTTCTTCCTTTCCGGCCGCAGGGGAAGCCGTCTCACGAGAGAACAGCGGAGGATGCGCCGCTCCTTCCGTGACGCACAGAGGGCTGCCCGCGGCGCGCGTCCCCGCACCGTGGACGGAACCGCACGGGAGGCGGATGTGGAGAAGATCAGACCGTACCGGCACCGATGCGAGGTCTGCGGGCGGACGGATGTATCGGATCCGGATCTTGAGTTCCGATACTGCTCCAAATGCGACGGCGCTCACGAATACTGCATGGACCATCTGTACACCCACACCCATGTGAAGGGACCGCACAGCGCGGATGAAGGCGGACACTGA
- a CDS encoding diaminopimelate decarboxylase, whose protein sequence is MKRPFTTKEKLEEISREIPTPFHIYDEKGIRENARLVKKAFSWNKGFREYFAVKAEPNPVILKILKEEGCGCDCSSLTELMMAKAIGNDGEMTMFSSNDTPPEEYVYAHDMNAIVNLDDFTMIDCYAQAVGSFPKKMCCRYNPGGVFKVSNGIMDTPGESKYGMTDEQLFKAFRILKKNGVEEFGIHSFLVSNAMTNDYYPMLAKLLFQLAVELHRDTGCHITFINLSGGVGIPYKPDDKANDILAIGEGVRRAYEEVLVPAGMGDVAIYTEMGRFMTGPYGALVTRAIHEKNIMKHYIGVDACACNLMRPAMYGAYHHITVMGKEDAPLTNIYDVTGSLCENNDKFAVDRMLPKIEIGDLLYIHDTGAHGFSMGYNYNGKLRSAEVLLHEDGSFEKIRRAETPADYFATFSELPIYDRLIARAVS, encoded by the coding sequence ATGAAAAGACCGTTTACGACAAAAGAGAAGCTCGAGGAAATCAGCAGGGAAATCCCCACGCCGTTTCACATCTATGACGAGAAGGGAATCCGCGAGAACGCGAGACTTGTGAAGAAGGCTTTCTCCTGGAACAAAGGATTCCGCGAGTACTTTGCCGTGAAAGCAGAGCCGAATCCTGTCATTCTGAAGATCCTGAAGGAAGAGGGCTGCGGCTGCGACTGCTCCTCGCTGACCGAGCTGATGATGGCGAAGGCCATCGGCAATGACGGCGAGATGACGATGTTTTCTTCGAACGACACACCGCCTGAGGAGTATGTTTACGCCCATGACATGAACGCCATCGTCAATCTTGACGATTTTACCATGATCGACTGCTACGCGCAGGCCGTCGGGTCTTTCCCGAAGAAGATGTGCTGCCGCTATAATCCGGGCGGCGTCTTCAAGGTTTCGAACGGCATTATGGACACGCCGGGTGAATCGAAGTACGGCATGACGGACGAACAGCTGTTCAAAGCGTTCCGCATTCTGAAAAAGAACGGTGTGGAGGAGTTCGGGATTCACTCCTTCCTTGTCTCCAACGCGATGACCAACGACTACTATCCGATGCTGGCCAAGCTGCTGTTCCAGCTGGCTGTCGAACTTCATCGCGACACCGGATGCCACATCACGTTCATCAACCTTTCCGGAGGCGTCGGCATCCCCTATAAGCCGGATGACAAGGCGAATGACATTCTTGCGATCGGCGAGGGCGTGCGGAGGGCCTACGAGGAGGTGCTTGTCCCTGCCGGGATGGGTGATGTGGCGATCTACACGGAGATGGGCCGCTTTATGACGGGTCCATACGGGGCTCTCGTCACCCGGGCGATCCATGAGAAGAACATCATGAAGCATTACATCGGCGTGGACGCCTGCGCCTGCAACCTGATGCGCCCGGCGATGTACGGCGCCTACCATCACATTACGGTGATGGGCAAGGAGGACGCGCCTCTGACGAATATCTATGATGTCACCGGTTCGCTCTGCGAGAACAACGACAAGTTCGCCGTGGATCGGATGCTTCCGAAGATCGAGATCGGTGATCTGCTTTACATCCACGACACGGGCGCCCACGGCTTTTCAATGGGCTATAACTACAACGGAAAGCTCCGGAGCGCGGAGGTCCTGCTTCATGAGGACGGCAGCTTCGAGAAGATCCGCCGGGCCGAGACGCCGGCCGACTACTTTGCCACTTTCAGCGAGCTTCCGATCTATGACCGTCTGATCGCCAGGGCTGTTTCATGA
- a CDS encoding ISAs1 family transposase, whose translation MIEFLRTVPDPRKERNRRHDHAEILLCLAIGYAAGKTSYRRAMEWCERHISFLRTGMTLKNGVPSVSTVSRLMSSIDEELFLYAFMEWIGEILDSRGLHLIIDGKALRGATSKVRGERTPMIMNVIDAQTKLVLCQYPIDCKENECAAIPKLLKLLNIRGSTVTIDAIGTNTGIMEQIVQAGGHYVLTVKRNNPETYEDLVRTFQELGKTYEDSQADGSCKKRYQELLAKYEQDDHYEKNRERHEHRYYQVCHDPTVLERTMRDWGSVKTVGCVRQIRIPVRRNEKGEETTPDEKTFLQNREKTIGADADDGRSAKVQMVGVVSDRELSLDEMAKIKRQHWMIENSLHHVLDDTFREDRSPAKRSRNNLALIRKISYNVLRIAFKEEISPGVMTERMDIFADSPDLITKYFFSPILSLN comes from the coding sequence TTGATCGAGTTCCTTCGGACAGTTCCGGACCCAAGAAAAGAACGGAACCGGCGCCACGACCATGCGGAGATACTGCTGTGCCTGGCTATAGGATATGCGGCGGGAAAGACATCCTATCGCAGGGCGATGGAGTGGTGCGAACGCCATATATCATTTCTCCGTACAGGGATGACATTGAAAAACGGGGTCCCATCCGTATCAACGGTCAGCAGGCTGATGTCTTCGATCGACGAGGAGTTGTTTCTTTATGCCTTTATGGAATGGATCGGAGAGATCCTGGACTCACGGGGACTGCATCTGATCATTGATGGGAAAGCGCTGCGCGGGGCAACATCAAAGGTCCGGGGCGAACGGACCCCTATGATCATGAATGTGATCGACGCGCAGACGAAGCTCGTACTGTGCCAATATCCCATTGATTGTAAGGAAAACGAATGCGCGGCGATACCGAAGTTACTGAAGCTGCTGAATATCCGGGGAAGTACAGTGACTATAGACGCGATCGGCACCAATACTGGTATCATGGAGCAGATCGTGCAGGCGGGCGGTCATTATGTATTGACCGTAAAAAGGAACAATCCAGAGACATATGAAGATCTGGTCAGAACTTTTCAGGAACTGGGAAAGACCTACGAAGACAGTCAGGCAGATGGATCCTGTAAAAAGCGGTACCAGGAACTCCTCGCAAAGTATGAGCAGGATGACCACTATGAAAAAAACAGGGAACGGCATGAACATCGATACTACCAGGTGTGTCATGACCCGACGGTATTGGAACGGACCATGAGGGACTGGGGATCTGTAAAAACGGTCGGATGTGTACGGCAGATACGGATACCAGTCCGGAGAAATGAGAAAGGCGAGGAGACAACGCCAGATGAAAAGACATTTTTACAAAACAGGGAAAAAACAATAGGGGCAGACGCTGATGACGGGAGATCGGCAAAGGTCCAGATGGTCGGGGTGGTATCAGACAGAGAGCTCAGTCTGGATGAGATGGCAAAGATCAAACGGCAGCACTGGATGATAGAGAACAGTCTTCATCATGTGCTGGACGATACATTCCGGGAAGATCGCTCACCAGCTAAAAGATCCAGGAATAATCTGGCCCTGATCAGAAAGATCAGTTATAACGTGTTGAGGATAGCCTTTAAGGAAGAAATATCCCCAGGCGTTATGACTGAAAGGATGGACATATTTGCTGATAGTCCGGATCTGATCACGAAATATTTCTTCTCACCCATACTGAGCCTCAATTAA
- a CDS encoding Rrf2 family transcriptional regulator, which yields MQVSTKFTIALHILAATEYFGKDQKITSELLASSIGSNPVIIRNIMGSLRNAGLIEIKRGPGGITISRPLDQITFYDVYEAVETNKDTLFHFHDDLNPNCPVARNMHGALDGKLTEIQRQFGEDLKRFTVGDVVRDLYRNIEGEKKIS from the coding sequence ATGCAGGTATCGACGAAATTTACGATTGCCCTTCATATCCTTGCGGCGACGGAATACTTCGGAAAGGATCAGAAAATCACAAGCGAGCTTCTTGCGTCCAGCATCGGGAGCAATCCGGTTATCATACGGAATATCATGGGATCGCTTCGAAACGCGGGACTCATTGAGATCAAACGCGGGCCCGGAGGCATCACGATCAGCCGCCCGCTTGATCAGATCACGTTTTATGATGTCTACGAAGCGGTGGAGACAAACAAGGACACGCTGTTTCATTTCCATGACGACCTGAATCCGAATTGTCCGGTCGCCCGGAACATGCACGGCGCGCTGGACGGCAAGCTGACGGAGATCCAGAGACAGTTCGGGGAAGATCTGAAGCGGTTCACCGTCGGCGATGTGGTGAGGGACCTTTACAGGAACATCGAAGGCGAGAAGAAGATCAGCTGA
- a CDS encoding zf-HC2 domain-containing protein, giving the protein MKLECRDAQRMVPDYLAKKLDDKECAAFLSHVKSCPRCMEELETSFMIDYFLRYLDEDTDRSFDIRRLLKENIRKSELRIRRHRLLALLFWILILVLAAVITLIVLVLFFPRLLPHMWDTVLRALTRFF; this is encoded by the coding sequence GTGAAACTCGAATGCCGCGACGCGCAGCGCATGGTGCCCGATTATCTCGCGAAGAAACTCGACGACAAGGAGTGCGCCGCCTTCCTTTCGCATGTGAAGAGCTGTCCGCGCTGCATGGAGGAGCTGGAGACCAGCTTTATGATCGACTATTTCCTGCGGTATCTGGACGAGGATACGGACCGGTCCTTCGACATCCGGAGGCTTCTTAAGGAAAATATCCGGAAAAGCGAGCTTCGGATCCGGCGGCACAGGCTGCTCGCGCTTCTTTTCTGGATTCTGATCCTCGTGCTCGCGGCGGTCATCACGCTGATCGTGCTGGTTCTTTTCTTCCCTCGGCTTCTGCCCCATATGTGGGACACGGTTCTTCGTGCATTAACCCGCTTCTTCTGA